GGCGGAAGAATATTTGAATCGACTTCTCGTTCTATTCCCCACATCCACAGAATATCTATATTTAAGATCTTACGCAAGATTAAGAAAGGATCCTGCTTCGCGAGAAGCGAGAGGCGATCTGGAAAAGCTGATCTCTTTGGATGATATAGATCCGATTGCGAGAAATAGAGCGGAATTATATTCTATAGAGAATCTTCCGGAAGGAAATTCTTTGCGCAGAACTCTGGGAGAATATAGACTACAAAGATTTAGATCGAATCGAAACAGCTTTCTCTACGATCTGGCTTGGTATCATTTGATCCGTGCGAAAGAGCTTCTTCCAAATCGTCCAGAGATCTTAGTTTTAACATTAGAAGAATATAAAAGAAGAGGAATGTTCCCGAACTACTTCAATCTTCTTCTGCAGCTGAGAGATAAATTTCCTGACAATAAGAAATACGGATACTCCGTCGAAAATAACTTGGATGGATTCAAAACTACTCTGAGTTATAGAGAAGGTCTCGTCAAGATCGGTGAGTTTGGCATCCAAGAAGATTACGGCAGAACTCCGCCTGAACTTTTAGTATTCGATCCAGAAGACGAAGAATTCCTTCCTAAGCATAGCGATACACCCGCATTAGTCGGTAAAATCATCCGTCATTTTCTAAGTATTGATCCAAGAATTCGGAATATTGATCCGGATCGCAAGATAGACTCTTTAGATATAGAGCCTTATTCCGGAGCCATTCATAAGACGGAAAAAAATTACTCCTCGATCAAGAACCAGAGAGGAGAAAGTATTCGTTTTGTTGCAAGTGGTAAGATCAGCTTTATAGGCGATACTCTTCGCATGGAATGGAGCCTAAGAGATCATAAGGAAGAAAAGATCCTCGGCAAGTTCAGGATCTATGCGAAAGGAAGAGATGCTCTCGCAGAAGCCGCGCTTAGGACCAGAGACAAACTCATTTCTCTCATTCCGTCCAGCGGAAAAGTGCATAGAGTAAAAGCGGACTCAGTGATCGTGAACGCAGGAACTGTAGATGGTCTCGTAAAAGGTACGACAGTCTATTTCTTCAACTCAGCAAACTTGATTGGGGAAGGCACCGTTACTGAAGCCGATCTTTATACTGCTAAGGTCACCCCTAAGAATACGGACTCTCTTCTTCGAAATATTGCCGTTGGCAACAAGGCGTATTGGAAGAAAACCGAAGCCCCTTCCAAGAATTGATCTTACGATAATTATCGGAATTTAAGTTCAGTACGGACTTTGTTTGACCCCGCCCTCTTGGGTGGGGGCTGGAGCGGAGCGGCGGAAATTTTCTCTTCCTCCTCATTTTCACAAATTGGCTGATTTCTCAACGTAATTTCTGCTCGAACTTCTCTGTGGGAACTCTTATCAATTTTCCGTTTTCTACTTGCCTTATCAATAACGATTTCTCATTATTGACAATATGTTCCCACAAAGAACCGAAAAGCTGAGAAGAAGGAATCTTACCGTTTCCCTGCTTGCCCTTTCCGTATTCTTGGGAGCCATTTTATTCACTAGCGG
This genomic window from Leptospira semungkisensis contains:
- a CDS encoding tetratricopeptide repeat protein, whose translation is MIRFYSTPKRTFAWVSIALISIALSSSLFSKQTIDWIKEGEAALSSRNYPLAYDSFREAVNLNPLSVRSRMGLSEAALKLHKEKEALQSLDKVLELEPKNKKAIREKASTLAKLGRYEEAFTILKPFLEEDKYDIDLFPIYIEVQLASGKIQKASYEFHSAFSRIPKNKEIRMLEAKVAAFDGNFSKAAALRNQLESESSDDPGIFLESGKFLLLWAEKSQGNKRDSKIAEAAEKFERSVSLHPNEEESLKLLAKTRVYFGRYPEAEEYLNRLLVLFPTSTEYLYLRSYARLRKDPASREARGDLEKLISLDDIDPIARNRAELYSIENLPEGNSLRRTLGEYRLQRFRSNRNSFLYDLAWYHLIRAKELLPNRPEILVLTLEEYKRRGMFPNYFNLLLQLRDKFPDNKKYGYSVENNLDGFKTTLSYREGLVKIGEFGIQEDYGRTPPELLVFDPEDEEFLPKHSDTPALVGKIIRHFLSIDPRIRNIDPDRKIDSLDIEPYSGAIHKTEKNYSSIKNQRGESIRFVASGKISFIGDTLRMEWSLRDHKEEKILGKFRIYAKGRDALAEAALRTRDKLISLIPSSGKVHRVKADSVIVNAGTVDGLVKGTTVYFFNSANLIGEGTVTEADLYTAKVTPKNTDSLLRNIAVGNKAYWKKTEAPSKN